In one window of Onychomys torridus chromosome 5, mOncTor1.1, whole genome shotgun sequence DNA:
- the LOC118584328 gene encoding LOW QUALITY PROTEIN: alcohol dehydrogenase class-3-like (The sequence of the model RefSeq protein was modified relative to this genomic sequence to represent the inferred CDS: inserted 1 base in 1 codon) produces the protein MTNQVIRCKAAVAWEAGKPLSIEEIEVAPPKAHEVRIKIIATAFCHTDAYTLRGADPEGCFPVILGHEGAGIVESIGEGVTKVKAGDTVIPLYIPQCGVCKFCLNLKTNLCQKVRVTQGKGLMPVGTSRFTCKGKSVFHFMGTSTFSEYTVVADISIAKTDPAAXLDKVCLLGCGVSTGYGAAVNTATGGSTCAVFGLGGVGLAVIMGCKVAGASQIIGIDINKDKFAKAKEFGASECINPQDFTKPIQEVLVEMTDGGVDYSFECIGNVKVMRATLEAAHKGWGVSVVVGVAAGGEEIATCPFQLVTGRTWKGSAFGGWKSVESVPKLVSEYMSKKIKVDEFVTDNLPFNQINKAFDPLHSGKSIQTVLKV, from the exons ATGACAAACCAGGTGATCAGATGCAAGGCTGCAGTCGCCTGGGAGGCCGGAAAGCCACTCTCCATAGAGGAAATAGAGGTAGCACCTCCAAAGGCTCATGAAGTCCGAATTAAGATCATTGCCACTGCCTTTTGCCACACTGATGCCTATACCCTGCGCGGAGCTGATCCTGAGGGGTGTTTCCCAGTGATCTTGGGACATGAAGGTGCTGGAATTGTGGAAAGCATTGGTGAAGGGGTTACTAAGGTGAAGGCAGGTGATACTGTCATCCCCCTTTACATCCCTCAGTGTGGAGTATGCAAATTTTGTCTGAATCTTAAAACAAACCTTTGCCAGAAGGTAAGAGTCACTCAGGGGAAAGGACTAATGCCAGTTGGCACTAGCAGATTCACCTGTAAAGGAAagtctgtttttcatttcatGGGAACCAGCACATTTTCTGAGTACACAGTTGTGGCTGACATCTCCATTGCTAAAACTGACCCTGCAG CTTTGGATAAAGTCTGCCTTCTCGGTTGTGGTGTCTCAACCGGCTATGGTGCTGCTGTGAACACGGCCACAGGTGGTTCTACCTGTGCCGTCTTTGGCCTGGGAGGAGTTGGATTGGCAGTGATCATGGGCTGTAAAGTGGCTGGTGCGTCCCAGATCATTGGCATCGACATCAATAAAGATAAATTTGCAAAGGCCAAAGAATTTGGAGCCTCTGAATGTATTAACCCCCAAGATTTCACTAAACCCATCCAGGAGGTACTCGTTGAGATGACAGATGGGGGAGTGGACTACTCCTTTGAGTGTATTGGCAATGTGAAGGTCATGAGAGCAACCCTTGAGGCAGCCCACAAAGGCTGGGGGGTCAGTGTGGTGGTTGGTGTAGCTGCTGGTGGTGAAGAAATCGCCACTTGTCCATTCCAGCTGGTGACAGGCCGCACGTGGAAAGGCAGTGCCTTTGGAGGATGGAAGAGTGTAGAGAGTGTCCCAAAGCTGGTGTCTGAATATATGTCCAAAAAGATAAAAGTTGACGAATTTGTGACTGACAATCTGCCCTTCAACCAAATTAATAAAGCCTTCGACCCGCTGCACTCGGGGAAAAGCATTCAAACTGTTCTAAAGGTGTAA
- the Ccdc7 gene encoding coiled-coil domain-containing protein 7, which translates to MKRTKHLSTTSKKLTSVPELPFKKGLLNSSPKLKEKRTAKQLHDKNEPMVLRSPPTGESIVRYALPIPSSKTKDLIAEDEMVRRIAKHLKTVVSTLEDTYGVADEDGERTPMRPKAEGVSLSVGDDMNSFLLCCSQFAAQLEEAVKEERNRKIFQNFFQSFQ; encoded by the exons ATGAAACGGACAAAGCATCTGTCAACCACTAGTAAGAAGTTGACAAGTGTTCCagaattaccttttaaaaaaggACTACTTAACTCATCACCTAAGCTGAAAGAAAAACGTACTGCCAAGCAACTACATGATAAAAATGAACCAATGGTCCTAAGGTCTCCACCCACAGGAGAATCAATTGTACGGTATGCCTTGCCAATACCATCGAGTAAGACCAAGGACTTAATAGCAGAAGATGAAATGGTCAGGAGGATTGCCAAACACCTGAAGACG GTGGTTTCTACTTTGGAAGACACATATGGAGTTGCTgatgaagatggagaaagaaCACCCATGAGACCTAAAGCAGAAGGCGTGTCTTTATCT GTTGGTGATGATATGAATTCATTCTTATTGTGCTGTTCACAATTTGCTGCTCAGTTGGAGGAAGCAGTTAAGGAAGAACGTAAC agaaaaatatttcaaaacttttTTCAAAGTTTTCAGTGA